In one Alosa alosa isolate M-15738 ecotype Scorff River chromosome 14, AALO_Geno_1.1, whole genome shotgun sequence genomic region, the following are encoded:
- the LOC125306966 gene encoding C-myc promoter-binding protein-like isoform X6 has product MLEDKGPRVADYFVVAGLTDPFKPLDEELRFDDVCHKTAQPKAPITDVTVVMRSLGEEVPPGYACVEATPTGLSADLNNGGLMAPEVYLCYKRGRDKPPLTDLGVLYEWKERLKQGCHLVQTTPGGRPANLSGSSQRIYITYRRAPESQSHASLAVTDICVIIPGKGESPPHTFCKVEKNLNSSMWGSSVYLCYKKSVAKTNTIAYKAGLFSRYPEEDYESFPLPESVPLFCLPMGATLECWPPHTKYSLPVFSTFVLTGSSGEKVYGAAIQFYEPFSEECLTDRQRLQLGLPPPDPQAGSRSPSSDPKAASRSVHTNKSICLLSHWPFFDAFRKFLTFLYRYSISGPHALPIEKHISHFMHKVPFPSSQRPRILVQLSPHDSLMLSQPVSSPLPLSGGRFSTLLQSLGPENAVTLLVYAMTEQKILVHSLRPAVLTSVTEALVSMIFPFHWQCPYVPLCPLALAGVLSAPCPFIVGLDTRYFDLYEPPPDVNCVDLDTNTVSQMEDKRALTWKLLPKKACKNLMNALSNLYQQLIEGHQRPQHDGLAEASVCGGGSEGELGGGRSLHALELDIQEAFLRFMAALLRGYRSFLRPITQAPSEKTTDASSLFDLQGFLRSRDRSHQKFYSVMVKTQLFSRFIEECSFVSDKDASLAFFDDCVDKLFSSERTVEKAKVDGERSEEGKLIEFDESQRSEHTVFITPPELPPLPEGEEHPLCYSYAGFPVLTDDLFDRVDGLRTPASLLASRKSCPTSPAPMFRRTKQEIKLAQKVAKKYSSVPQMWSKCLLRHCYGLWFICLPAYVKVCHSKVRALRTAYDVLRKMHTKKLQPPDEVCYRVLMQLCGQYGQPVLAVRVLFEMKKAGIHPNAITYGYYNKAVLESTWPSSTRGGYFLWLKLRNVVLGVAQFRQALKKHQQQSAHTPPSGDQSDLGYNSLSKEEVRRGETIPEKEKRESDCSSLSETESAKGSGDCLPQLDFPAPNQPRPGIVRGNSCYDGPALNKQESSSAVAGLLFSSSLEDIGVMQGGSLHRRLGNKREKTDGSLEESGVRGRRHSGDSATPTGTVLGLSLNQGETDPHKIARNLGDDAKILSGSLRKSRRCETLGMNSKQAHALLNDDEVPMHRLSLTTADDAAEDEDSSDEERPDEDKVDLADIFDLEDLDLDSEGIMGCGAGPRRQSVPVQLARPAKRMGIQMGFDPLSLLAAETESEVAEVCSEGAGARTPPGMRRDLAVEIEMYMNHLGSPLSSRAPSSVDLRFPTSPAGGAHHQQHEARRGSLPHCSSRALSVPRSQTYHSHQQVAHSHSSHNVQQRSRTPQANTPTHARARLWSSPAYPPDGAPQQGEERDRDPHSDLASPPPSPSPYSSSFGLDTLLTPSLDVFKSSMVSAGKGVAEKASRWYSRLATYTTPTKDMGSDGLSVEDDDECGEGEEVFLSPDGPFSPRRPGPYAPLRRSTAAQASANRRSSIHTGYLLSPPPSVPDRSDLGSSRYTSNTSIFQNYAMEILISSCSRCKTCECLVYDEEIMAGWTADDSNLNTTCPFCGNPFLPFLNVEIRDLRGPGRLFLKSSPSADEAISSSYSVSTGLDTGTSTLSATSPVPTHARSSSFIRAPCIDIPERQQGSLSPGGPMARSVSAFGPLEESPRPLHRVPTGSLPSRLNEATDPLSMEWRLHHPEPVTVPYLSPLVLWKELESLLENEGDQAITLSGLVDHHPIIFWNLVWYFRRLDLPSNLPGLILTSDHCNRGSQVPRDWMSEDSKHVLVQILWDNLKLHQDPIQPFYILWNTQRLNCTLFLESLSYPVCRLGNEKECVFGEEVLQGVVRSIQRNDIHSPMCHILQLLAHTLGVRRQRSLYRDILFLSLVALGKDNIDIDAFDREYKLAYDRLSPAQVKLTHNCDRPPSTGVMECRKTFGEPYL; this is encoded by the exons ATGTTGGAAGACAAAGGGCCCCGTGTCGCAGACTACTTTGTGGTGGCCGGCCTGACAGACCCCTTCAAGCCGCTGGACGAGGAGCTGCGCTTCGATGACGTCTGCCACAAGACGGCGCAGCCCAAGGCGCCCATCACCGATGTCACCGTGGTGATGCGCTCGCTGGGCGAGGAGGTGCCGCCGGGCTACGCCTGTGTGGAGGCCACGCCCACTGGACTGTCAGCTGACCTGAACAACGGCGGCCTGATGGCACCTGAGGTCTACCTGTGCTACAAGCGTGGCCGAGACAAGCCCCCACTCACCGACCTCGG TGTTTTGTATGAATGGAAGGAGCGCCTGAAGCAGGGCTGCCACCTGGTCCAGACCACTCCCGGCGGTCGCCCGGCCAACCTGAGCGGCTCTTCCCAGCGCATTTACATCACCTATCGCCGAGCGCCGGAGAGCCAATCACACGCCTCGCTCGCTGTGACGGACATCTGTGTCATCATACCGGGAAAGGGCGAATCTCCACCGCACACCTTCTGCAAAGTGGAGAAGAATCTTAACAGCAGCATG TGGGGGTCATCTGTCTACCTGTGCTACAAGAAATCGGTGGCCAAAACCAACACCATCGCCTACAAAGCAG gtttgttcAGTAGGTACCCAGAGGAGGACTATGAGTCTTTCCCTCTTCCGGAGTCCGTGCCCCTCTTCTGCCTGCCCATGGGAGCCACGTTGGAGTGCTGGCCTCCCCACACCAAGTACTCCCTCCCCGTTTTCTCCACCTTCGTTCTCACCGGCTCTTCAGGAGAGAAG GTGTATGGTGCTGCCATCCAGTTCTATGAGCCCTTCTCCGAGGAGTGCCTGACGGACAGGCAGCGTCTGCAGCTGGGCCTGCCTCCCCCTGACCCCCAGGCAGGGTCACGCTCCCCGAGCTCTGACCCCAAGGCCGCTTCGCGCTCCGTTCACACCAACAAGAGCATCTGTCTGCTCTCGCACTGGCCCTTTTTCGACGCCTTCCGGAAGTTTCTCACTTTCCTCTACCGCTACTCTATCTCCGGGCCACATGCCCTTCCTATTgagaa GCACATCTCTCACTTTATGCACAAAGTTCCCTTCCCCTCATCTCAAAGACCTCGCATTCTTGTACAG CTTTCCCCACATGACAGTCTGATGTTGAGCCAGCCTGTGTCCTCTCCTTTGCCACTCAG cgggggccGGTTCTCTACGCTGCTTCAGAGTCTGGGCCCTGAGAATGCCGTCACATTGCTGGTGTATgccatgacagagcagaagatCCTGGTGCACTCACTACGACCTGCAGTGCTCACCAGTGTTACCGAGGCCCTGGTGTCT atgATCTTCCCCTTCCACTGGCAGTGCCCATACGTGCCCCTGTGCCCACTGGCATTAGCAGGGGTTTTGAGTGCCCCCTGCCCCTTCATTGTCGGGTTGGACACACGCTACTTCGACCTCTATGAGCCGCCTCCTGATGTCAACTGTGTGGACCTGGACACAAACACTGTATCTCA AATGGAGGATAAGCGGGCTCTTACATGGAAGCTCCTCCCAAAGAAAGCCTGCAAAAACCTGATGAATGCACTCAGTAACCTCTACCAGCAGCTAATagaag gtcACCAGAGGCCGCAGCACGACGGGTTGGCGGAGGCGTccgtgtgtgggggggggagtgaGGGTGAGCTGGGCGGAGGGCGCAGCCTGCATGCGCTGGAGCTGGACATCCAGGAGGCCTTCCTGCGCTTCATGGCGGCGTTGCTGCGCGGCTACCGCTCCTTCCTCAGGCCCATCACGCAGGCGCCCTCCGAGAAGACCACCGACGCCAGCTCGCTCTTCGACCTGCAGG gCTTCTTGCGCAGCAGGGATCGCTCTCATCAGAAGTTCTACTCTGTGATGGTAAAGACACAGCTCTTCAGCCGATTCATTGAGGAGTGCTCCTTCGTCAGCGACAAAGATGCCAGCCTAGCCTTCTTCGACGATTGCGTGGACAAA CTGTTTAGCTCAGAGCGGACTGTAGAAAAGGCCAAG gTTGATGGGGAACGCAGCGAAGAGGGCAAATTGATTGAGTTTGATGAGTCTCAGAGAAGTGAACATACTGTCTTCATCACACCACCTGAGCTACCACCCCTGCCAGAGGGAGAGGAGCATCCACTCTGTtacag TTATGCTGGCTTCCCTGTGCTGACGGATGACTTGTTTGATCGTGTTGATGGCCTGAGGACTCCTGCCTCTCTGCTTGCCAGTCGTAAGAGCTGCCCTACAAGTCCTGCTCCCATGTTTAGACGCACTAAACAG gagaTAAAGCTGGCTCAGAAGGTGGCTAAGAAGTACTCCTCTGTGCCCCAGATGTGGTCCAAGTGCCTTCTGCGCCACTGCTATGGCCTGTGGTTTATCTGCCTGCCCGCCTATGTCAAGGTCTGCCACTCCAAGGTGCGGGCACTCCGCACCGCCTACGACGTGCTGAGGAAGATGCACACCAAGAAGCTACAGCCAcctgatgag GTGTGTTACAGAGTTCTGATGCAGCTCTGTGGCCAGTATGGCCAGCCTGTTCTGGCCGTGAGAGTTCTATTTGAGATGAAGAAAGCTGGTATCCATCCCAATGCCATTACCTATGGCtactacaacaag GCTGTTTTAGAGAGCACTTGGCCATCCAGCACCAGAGGTGGCTACTTCCTGTGGCTGAAGCTGAGGAATGTGGTTCTGGGTGTTGCCCAGTTCAGACAGGCTCTGAAGAAGCATCAGCagcagtctgcacacacacctccctcag GTGACCAGTCAGATCTGGGCTACAACTCACTGTCTAAAGAAGAGGTGCGGAGAGGAGAGACCATCcctgagaaagagaagagggagagtgaCTGCAGCTCCt TGTCTGAGACAGAGAGTGCCAAAGGCAGTGGAGACTGTCTTCCACAGCTGGACTTCCCAGCTCCTAATCAGCCACGTCCAGGGATTGTCCGTGGCAACTCTTGCTATGATGGTCCTGCCCTTAATAAACAAGAAAGCTcctcag cCGTTGCtggtctcctcttctcctcctctttagAGGACATCGGGGTCATGCAGGGAGGCAGTCTGCATCGTCGCCTGGGTAACAAACGGGAGAAGACCGACGGCTCTCTGGAGGAGTCTGGGGTGAGAGGTCGTCGTCATAGCGGCGACTCGGCCACCCCCACTGGCACAGTCCTGGGCCTGAGCCTGAACCAGGGTGAGACGGACCCGCACAAGATCGCCCGTAACCTAGGAGACGACGCCAAGATCCTCTCGGGGAGCCTCCGCAAGAGCCGGCGATGTGAAACGCTGGGCATGAACAGCAAGCAGGCTCACGCACTCCTAAACGATGACGAAGTACCGATGCACAGGCTCTCCCTCACAACAGCAGATGATGCAGCAGAGGATGAAGACTCCAGTGATGAGGAGAGGCCCGATGAGGACAAGGTGGACCTGGCGGACATCTTTGACCTGGAGGACTTGGACCTGGACTCAGAGGGGATCATGGGATGTGGGGCGGGGCCGCGGCGCCAATCGGTCCCGGTCCAGCTGGCCCGGCCGGCCAAGCGCATGGGCATCCAGATGGGCTTCGACCCGCTGTCGCTCCTGGCGGCCGAGACCGAGTCCGAGGTGGCAGAGGTGTGCAGCGAAGGCGCCGGCGCCCGGACCCCGCCAGGGATGCGCCGTGACCTGGCCGTGGAGATTGAGATGTACATGAACCACCTGGGCAGCCCGCTGAGCAGCCGGGCGCCTAGCAGCGTGGACCTGCGCTTCCCCACCAGCCCAGCAGGGGGCGCTCACCACCAGCAGCACGAGGCACGGCGCGGGAGCCTGCCCCACTGCTCGTCCCGGGCGCTATCCGTGCCCCGCTCGCAAACCTACCACTCGCACCAGCAGGTGGCGCACTCGCACAGCTCGCACAACGTGCAACAGCGCTCACGCACACCCCAGGCCAACACGCCGACCCACGCCAGGGCCCGGCTGTGGTCCTCGCCCGCGTATCCACCCGACGGGGCCCCTCAGCAGGGCGAAGAGAGGGACCGGGACCCCCACTCGGACCTGgcgtccccccccccctctccctcgccctactcctcctcctttgGGCTGGACACTCTGCTCACGCCCTCGCTGGACGTCTTCAAGAGCAGCATGGTGTCGGCGGGGAAGGGTGTGGCCGAGAAGGCCAGCCGCTGGTACTCACGACTGGCCACTTACACCACTCCCACCaag gacATGGGCTCAGATGGGTTGAGTGTGGAGGATGATGACGAgtgtggggagggagaggaagtgtTTTTGTCTCCTGACGGGCCCTTCTCCCCACGGCGACCGGGCCCCTACGCTCCCCTCAGACGCAGCACCGCTGCTCAGGCCAGCGCCAACCGCCGCAGCAGCATACACACAG gttatcttctctctcctcctcccagcGTTCCTGACCGCTCTGACCTGGGCTCGTCTCGATACACCAGCAACACTAGCATCTTCCAGAACTATgcaatggag attcTGATCTCCAGCTGCTCGCGCTGTAAGACCTGTGAGTGTCTGGTGTATGACGAGGAGATCATGGCGGGCTGGACAGCAGACGACTCCAACCTCAACACCACCTGCCCGTTCTGCGGCAACCCCTTCCTTCCGTTCCTCAACGTGGAGATCCGGGACCTGCGGGGCCCCGGCAG GTTATTTCTGAAGAGTAGTCCATCAGCAGATGAAGCTATCTCCTCCTCTTATTCTGTGTCCACTGGGCTGGATACTGGGACCTCCACCCTCTCTGCCACGTCCCCAGTTCCAACACACGCaag gagcagTTCCTTCATCAGGGCTCCATGTATAGATATCCCGGAGAGGCAGCAGGGCTCTCTGTCCCCTGGGGGCCCCATGGCACGGAGCGTCAGTGCCTTCGGGCCCCTGGAGGAGTCGCCACGGCCCCTGCACAGGGTCCCCACTGGCAGCCTGCCCAGCCGGCTCAACGAGGCCACT GATCCGTTGAGTATGGAGTGGCGTCTGCACCACCCTGAGCCAGTGACGGTGCCCTACCTGAGTCCTCTGGTCCTATGGAAGGAACTGGAGAGCCTGCTGGAGAATGAGGgagaccag GCCATCACTCTGTCAGGGCTGGTGGATCACCATCCCATAATATTCTGGAACCTTGTGTGGTACTTTCGCCGACTAGATCTGCCCAGCAACCTGCCAGGCCTTATTCTGACATCAGACCACTGTAACAGAGGATCTCAG GTTCCTCGTGACTGGATGTCTGAGGACAGTAAGCACGTGCTGGTGCAGATCCTCTGGGACAACCTGAAACTCCACCAGGACCCCATACAGCCCTTCTACATCCTGTGGAACACACAGA GGCTTAACTGCACTCTGTTTCTAGAGA GTCTGAGTTACCCAGTGTGCCGGCTGGGGAATGAGAaggaatgtgtgtttggggaggaggTGCTGCAGGGTGTGGTGAGGAGCATCCAGCGCAACGACATCCACAGCCCCATGTGTCACATCCTCCAGCTGCTCGCACACACCCTCGGGGTCCGCAGACAGAG GAGTCTGTACAGGGACATCCTCTTCTTATCTCTGGTCGCTCTGGGCAAAGACAACATTGACATTG aTGCGTTTGACCGGGAGTATAAGCTGGCGTATGACCGTCTATCTCCAGCTCAGGTCAAACTCACTCATAACTGCGACCGACCCCCCAGCACAGGGGTCATGGAGTGCAGAAAAACCTTTGGAGAGCCTTATCTCTAA